One genomic region from candidate division WOR-3 bacterium encodes:
- a CDS encoding 1-deoxy-D-xylulose-5-phosphate reductoisomerase — protein sequence MEVILLGATGSIGKSALEVVKKQTGKFRITAISANRNIDSLIKIATEFRVPKVIVTDENAPGIEKLKELSGVEILTGIEAAAEICATDSAGIVLNAVVGSAGYLPTKKALVSGKTVALANKETLVAFGDVINKILERGTGRIIPVDSEHSAVFQLIEGRKKDEIASVILTASGGSLRNHPDPENASVEDVLKHPTWNMGAKITVDSATLANKGLEVIEAARLFGMKPERIKVIVHPTSIVHSLVELTDGSILAQLAVPDMKLPIQYALNYPDRQDRFIKSLPLHKVSPLEFFEPEKEKFPCLSHAYEALEAGGTMPAVFNAGNEEAVGLFLKKKIKFGRISKLIREVMDNHITGPATEDAVFKADEWARRYVLNSVESI from the coding sequence ATGGAGGTAATCCTTCTCGGTGCGACAGGTTCCATAGGGAAGTCCGCTCTCGAAGTTGTAAAAAAGCAGACTGGCAAGTTCAGAATAACTGCAATCTCGGCGAACAGAAACATAGATTCGCTTATTAAAATTGCTACGGAATTCAGGGTGCCCAAAGTCATAGTGACTGACGAGAACGCACCCGGTATTGAAAAACTGAAAGAACTCAGCGGCGTTGAAATCCTTACGGGAATCGAAGCCGCTGCAGAAATTTGCGCCACAGACAGTGCCGGAATCGTATTGAACGCCGTTGTCGGAAGCGCCGGTTATCTTCCGACAAAAAAAGCACTTGTTTCAGGAAAAACCGTAGCCTTGGCAAACAAAGAAACTCTTGTAGCTTTCGGGGATGTAATAAACAAAATACTCGAACGCGGGACAGGAAGAATAATACCTGTTGACAGCGAACACAGCGCCGTATTCCAACTCATCGAAGGAAGGAAAAAAGACGAAATAGCCAGTGTAATCCTGACTGCCTCAGGAGGATCTCTGAGAAATCATCCCGATCCTGAAAATGCTTCGGTTGAAGATGTCCTGAAGCATCCCACCTGGAATATGGGGGCAAAAATAACTGTAGACTCAGCGACGCTTGCCAACAAGGGTCTCGAGGTCATTGAAGCGGCAAGGCTTTTCGGAATGAAGCCTGAAAGAATCAAAGTAATTGTTCACCCTACTTCGATTGTCCATTCTCTTGTAGAACTCACGGACGGATCAATTCTGGCACAGCTTGCTGTTCCTGACATGAAACTTCCTATACAATACGCGCTGAATTACCCGGATAGGCAGGATAGATTTATAAAAAGTCTGCCTCTTCACAAAGTGTCGCCTCTTGAGTTTTTTGAACCGGAAAAAGAAAAATTCCCCTGCCTGTCACACGCATACGAAGCTCTCGAAGCAGGAGGGACGATGCCGGCTGTCTTCAATGCCGGTAACGAAGAAGCTGTAGGCTTGTTTCTCAAAAAGAAGATAAAATTCGGAAGAATAAGCAAGTTGATCCGGGAGGTCATGGATAACCATATAACAGGACCAGCCACCGAAGATGCGGTTTTCAAAGCCGACGAGTGGGCCAGACGGTATGTGTTAAATTCCGTGGAGAGTATATGA
- the rplM gene encoding 50S ribosomal protein L13: protein MKTYVPKLGEINKKWVVVDAKDKSLGRLASGIAKILRGKNKPNFTPFLDCGDNVICVNAEKVMLTGKKLDQKIYWRHSGYMSGITLRTARQVLQKNPERLIEKAVKGMLPKGPLGRKMLRNLKVCKGSEHGHAAQKPEQISI from the coding sequence GTGAAAACTTACGTGCCGAAACTTGGCGAAATAAATAAAAAATGGGTGGTCGTCGACGCCAAAGACAAATCTCTCGGAAGACTTGCTTCCGGAATTGCAAAAATCCTCAGGGGCAAGAACAAGCCGAATTTCACTCCTTTCCTTGACTGCGGAGACAACGTCATTTGCGTCAATGCGGAAAAGGTCATGCTGACAGGCAAAAAACTCGATCAGAAAATATATTGGAGACATTCCGGATACATGAGCGGCATAACTCTAAGAACGGCAAGACAGGTCCTTCAGAAAAATCCCGAAAGACTTATCGAAAAGGCTGTCAAAGGCATGCTTCCAAAGGGTCCTCTCGGAAGAAAAATGTTGAGGAACCTCAAGGTTTGCAAAGGGAGCGAACATGGACACGCGGCTCAGAAACCTGAACAGATAAGCATTTAG
- the rpsB gene encoding 30S ribosomal protein S2 — protein MLNIEITELLKAGAHFGHKTDRWNPKMKPYIFDVRQGTHIINIRKTVTGLEKASNVLAKISSQNKPILFVGTKRQARPIISAEADRAGVFSVTERWLGGTLTNFKTIRNSISKLKELEKQLHEKGSERLTKKEILMLQKKKEKLERYLSGIKEMDMLPSALFVVDVKHENIAVHEAKILGIPVVGIVDTNSDPDQIDYVIPANDDAMRSVALITQYLADAILLGKIQHKEEEPVPNKDDETEIEDEILEKIELKES, from the coding sequence ATGCTCAATATCGAAATCACCGAGCTTCTCAAAGCCGGTGCCCATTTCGGTCACAAGACTGACAGATGGAATCCAAAGATGAAACCTTACATTTTCGACGTAAGGCAGGGCACGCATATAATAAACATAAGGAAAACAGTTACGGGTCTCGAAAAAGCTTCAAATGTCCTGGCAAAAATCTCGTCGCAAAACAAACCCATCCTTTTTGTCGGCACAAAGAGACAGGCGAGACCTATCATATCAGCAGAAGCCGACAGAGCGGGCGTTTTCAGTGTAACTGAAAGATGGCTCGGCGGGACTCTGACCAATTTCAAGACCATAAGAAACAGCATTTCGAAACTGAAAGAACTTGAAAAACAGCTTCACGAAAAAGGGTCCGAAAGGCTGACTAAAAAAGAAATTCTCATGCTTCAGAAAAAGAAAGAAAAATTGGAAAGATACCTGAGCGGCATAAAAGAAATGGATATGCTTCCGTCTGCGCTGTTTGTGGTTGACGTAAAACACGAAAATATTGCCGTTCACGAAGCGAAGATACTCGGAATACCTGTTGTAGGAATTGTAGACACGAATTCGGATCCTGACCAGATAGATTATGTAATACCAGCCAATGACGATGCAATGAGATCCGTGGCTCTGATTACTCAGTATCTTGCTGATGCAATACTGCTCGGAAAAATCCAGCACAAGGAAGAAGAACCTGTTCCGAACAAAGACGACGAAACTGAAATCGAGGACGAAATACTGGAAAAGATTGAACTAAAAGAATCCTGA
- a CDS encoding elongation factor Ts, giving the protein MEKVKDLRRITDAGIKECKATLEETGWDLDKAVKALREKGIAKADTKSGRATKEGMISCYLHQNKIAGLVELACETDFVARTEVFQNLAKDLAVQVVTSSPKSLKKEDLSPELIEAEKEIYYNQEKKAGKPEKIIGKIVEGKIEKFFKESCFYDQPFYKDESKTVDEVVKEAIAKTGENIQIKRFFRMQLGEE; this is encoded by the coding sequence ATGGAAAAAGTGAAGGACTTGAGAAGGATCACTGACGCGGGAATAAAAGAGTGCAAGGCGACTCTTGAGGAAACGGGATGGGACCTCGATAAAGCCGTAAAAGCCCTCAGAGAAAAGGGCATAGCTAAAGCAGACACTAAAAGCGGAAGAGCGACAAAAGAAGGAATGATTTCCTGCTATCTTCACCAGAACAAGATCGCGGGGCTGGTAGAACTGGCCTGCGAAACCGATTTTGTCGCCAGAACGGAAGTTTTTCAGAATTTAGCGAAAGATCTCGCGGTGCAGGTGGTCACATCCTCTCCGAAATCACTTAAAAAAGAAGATCTTTCGCCTGAATTAATAGAGGCGGAGAAGGAGATATACTACAATCAGGAGAAAAAAGCCGGTAAACCTGAGAAAATTATCGGGAAAATAGTTGAAGGTAAAATTGAAAAGTTTTTCAAGGAGTCCTGTTTTTACGATCAGCCTTTTTACAAGGACGAATCAAAAACTGTGGATGAGGTCGTAAAAGAAGCCATAGCGAAAACAGGGGAAAACATTCAGATAAAAAGATTTTTCAGGATGCAGCTGGGAGAAGAATGA
- a CDS encoding isoprenyl transferase: MTRNRTKTDFLMPSHIGIIMDGNGRWAKERKLPRVSGHVEGVNTVRRIVRHAGKTGLKNLTLYAFSTENWKRPAEEVGFLMKMFGKLIKSEIDELMKNDVKLSFIGRKDSLNKSIVNEMERSAERTQKNKGLNLVIAISYGGRDEIIYAVNSAARDLADGKIGEIDEKIFRDYLFTKDIPDPDLIIRTSGEKRLSNFLIFQSAYSELFFSPKYWPEFSEVDFDEAVKDYSGRLRRYGKI; the protein is encoded by the coding sequence ATGACCCGCAACCGGACTAAAACTGATTTTTTAATGCCTTCTCACATTGGCATTATTATGGACGGAAACGGGAGATGGGCAAAAGAAAGAAAATTGCCGAGGGTTTCCGGCCACGTCGAAGGAGTCAATACGGTCCGGAGAATAGTCAGACATGCAGGCAAAACAGGGCTGAAAAACCTCACTCTTTACGCTTTTTCAACAGAAAATTGGAAAAGACCGGCTGAAGAAGTAGGTTTTCTGATGAAGATGTTCGGAAAACTTATTAAATCTGAAATTGACGAATTGATGAAAAACGACGTCAAGCTTTCATTCATAGGAAGAAAAGACTCTCTCAATAAAAGCATAGTGAATGAAATGGAGAGGTCTGCCGAGAGGACTCAAAAAAATAAAGGTCTCAATCTTGTAATTGCCATCTCTTACGGCGGAAGAGACGAGATAATTTATGCCGTAAACTCTGCCGCGCGTGATCTGGCAGACGGAAAAATCGGCGAAATCGACGAAAAAATTTTCAGGGATTACCTTTTCACAAAAGACATTCCCGATCCCGACCTTATTATCAGAACGAGCGGCGAAAAACGGCTGTCCAACTTTCTTATTTTTCAATCCGCTTATTCCGAACTGTTTTTTTCCCCGAAATACTGGCCGGAATTCAGCGAAGTAGATTTTGACGAGGCTGTGAAAGACTATTCGGGAAGACTGAGAAGGTATGGAAAAATTTGA
- a CDS encoding D-alanine--D-alanine ligase has translation MRKMNLVVLYGGRSTEHEVSIVSAEFVLREADKTLFNPLPVKIEKDGRWKLTLKNPFSGSKKTVEVFPVPHKKGAALYFFDGTRKPLKIDAVFPVLHGPLGEDGTVQGLFRILNVPYVGSGVLGSSISMDKEASKKLLEQSRLPVCKYLSSNKIAKNKLSFEQAKKELGLPMFVKPSNAGSSVGVGKIKNRKDFIVKTREVFKYGEKAIYEEYVRGREIECAVLGNENAVASVPGEIIVRTEFYSYEAKYILKNAAKIIYPADISPAISKKIRVLAVKAFEALYCEGMARVDFFLKEEKIYINEVNTIPGFTSISMYPKLWEASGIKPTELITRLIELACQRHKKENSVLTEFKAAK, from the coding sequence ATGCGTAAAATGAATTTGGTGGTATTGTACGGAGGGAGATCTACCGAGCACGAAGTGTCCATAGTCTCAGCCGAATTCGTTCTCAGAGAGGCAGACAAAACTCTTTTCAACCCGCTTCCCGTTAAAATCGAAAAAGACGGAAGGTGGAAATTGACCCTGAAAAATCCGTTTTCCGGATCAAAAAAAACCGTCGAGGTTTTTCCGGTTCCGCATAAAAAGGGCGCCGCCTTGTATTTTTTTGACGGGACCAGGAAACCTTTAAAAATCGACGCCGTGTTTCCGGTTCTTCACGGTCCCCTCGGCGAAGACGGAACGGTTCAGGGGCTGTTCAGAATTTTGAACGTGCCCTATGTCGGTTCAGGCGTTCTCGGTTCGTCAATATCAATGGACAAAGAGGCGTCAAAAAAACTTCTCGAGCAAAGCCGGTTGCCGGTCTGCAAATATTTATCCTCGAACAAAATAGCTAAAAACAAATTGTCTTTCGAACAAGCCAAAAAGGAACTTGGGTTACCCATGTTCGTAAAACCGTCCAATGCGGGGTCTTCAGTAGGTGTGGGTAAGATAAAAAACAGGAAAGATTTTATTGTCAAAACGAGGGAGGTTTTCAAGTACGGAGAAAAAGCGATTTACGAGGAATATGTCAGAGGAAGAGAAATAGAATGTGCGGTTCTCGGAAACGAAAATGCCGTCGCGTCAGTTCCGGGAGAGATAATAGTCAGAACCGAGTTTTATTCGTACGAAGCAAAATATATATTAAAAAACGCCGCCAAGATCATATACCCGGCGGATATTTCCCCGGCAATTTCGAAGAAAATCCGCGTTTTAGCCGTAAAAGCATTTGAGGCGCTTTACTGCGAAGGAATGGCGAGAGTTGATTTTTTTCTGAAAGAAGAAAAGATTTATATCAACGAGGTAAACACGATACCCGGTTTCACGTCGATAAGCATGTATCCTAAACTGTGGGAAGCGAGCGGAATAAAACCGACGGAACTCATAACGAGGCTGATCGAACTCGCGTGTCAAAGACACAAAAAGGAAAATTCGGTTTTGACCGAATTCAAAGCCGCAAAATGA
- a CDS encoding CDP-archaeol synthase: protein MKKSFTDKKNLIARIAVSLIFIPLIIFFIVKGGLFFFIPILLTALISSAEAYNIAQKALGLEKGTDSKMRYVFVISGICILLVNTYFTGMHPLLVLAFIFFLFFVEVVTEKPENFAKRISSVIYAVVYVSWGFCSLSLLRAAGSESPLGDKTGVYLLFLAFTIAWSSDAFGFAFGYLLGKKPLIPSISPNKTVEGSIGGIVGAVIGAAVIKLVQMRLCPSLHFPWLFVFICAVLGGVASQLGDLVESMMKRDAKIDQSSFILPGHGGILDKFDSVFFAAFVIYFLHSFLMS, encoded by the coding sequence TTGAAAAAAAGCTTCACAGATAAAAAGAATTTAATCGCGAGAATCGCGGTTTCGCTTATTTTCATCCCCCTGATCATTTTTTTTATAGTAAAAGGCGGATTGTTTTTTTTCATCCCGATTTTGTTGACGGCGCTGATTTCTTCAGCCGAGGCCTATAACATCGCTCAAAAAGCGCTGGGATTAGAAAAAGGAACAGACAGCAAAATGAGATATGTTTTTGTCATATCAGGGATATGCATCCTTCTTGTGAATACTTATTTCACCGGAATGCATCCTCTTCTCGTTTTGGCTTTTATCTTTTTTCTTTTTTTCGTCGAAGTGGTCACGGAAAAGCCGGAAAATTTCGCGAAGAGAATTTCATCCGTTATATACGCAGTAGTTTATGTTTCGTGGGGATTTTGCAGCCTTTCTCTTCTGAGAGCCGCCGGATCTGAAAGTCCTTTGGGTGACAAGACAGGAGTTTATCTCCTGTTTTTGGCTTTCACGATCGCCTGGTCGTCCGATGCTTTCGGATTCGCGTTCGGATATCTGCTCGGAAAAAAACCTCTCATTCCTTCCATCAGCCCCAATAAAACAGTCGAAGGAAGCATTGGCGGAATTGTGGGAGCTGTAATCGGAGCGGCTGTTATCAAATTGGTTCAGATGCGACTATGCCCTTCTTTGCATTTTCCCTGGCTTTTTGTCTTTATTTGCGCGGTCTTGGGAGGGGTGGCTTCTCAATTGGGCGACCTGGTTGAGTCAATGATGAAGAGAGATGCAAAAATTGATCAGTCATCTTTCATTCTCCCCGGACACGGCGGGATACTTGACAAGTTCGACAGCGTATTTTTTGCCGCATTCGTTATATATTTTCTGCACAGTTTTCTGATGAGCTGA
- a CDS encoding CinA family nicotinamide mononucleotide deamidase-related protein produces the protein MKNAGIILVGDELLDGKKPDRNGPFIASELTRAGFQVVSLTVCPDDKNKIESSLGFAFDKSDMVLVAGGLGPTSDDLTRFAASEYFEADLVTDENALNHILGFFEKRKLKMPPENEIQAKIPRGAELWLNPAGTACPFVMKKNDLPAIFLPGVPSEIEAIFSSFLRDYLRKISGESEKQSFLIRTFGISESSLYALMSEKRKIFELSKVAFLPQIPGVDVRIEEKCGTDSLNDVRDEIVKCAGKWIWNIGENSIQQVVSSMLKDLSLTISVAESCTGGYISNMLTDVPGSSDYFKMSIVAYGNDVKKLILGVEKETLEKNGSVSPETAAGMAEKIRLLAETDIGLSSTGIAGPGGGSAEKPVGLLYTAVSSAKNTKTGKFSGFDDRLKNKKWFSFFVFDFLRRYLLDNFPFDRGRYFDA, from the coding sequence ATGAAGAATGCGGGAATAATCCTCGTCGGAGATGAACTGCTCGACGGTAAAAAACCTGATAGAAACGGCCCCTTTATAGCATCTGAGCTGACAAGAGCAGGCTTTCAGGTTGTGTCGCTGACTGTGTGTCCTGACGACAAAAATAAAATCGAATCTTCACTCGGATTCGCTTTCGACAAGTCGGACATGGTTTTAGTAGCGGGAGGACTTGGACCGACAAGCGACGACCTGACGCGTTTCGCGGCTTCGGAATATTTTGAGGCTGATCTCGTGACGGATGAAAATGCTTTGAATCACATATTGGGGTTTTTTGAAAAGCGTAAATTAAAGATGCCCCCCGAAAATGAAATTCAGGCAAAAATACCCCGGGGCGCTGAATTGTGGCTTAATCCGGCGGGAACCGCTTGCCCGTTTGTTATGAAAAAAAATGATTTGCCGGCAATATTTTTACCGGGAGTCCCGTCTGAAATTGAAGCAATATTTTCTTCTTTTCTCAGGGATTATTTGAGAAAAATATCGGGGGAAAGCGAGAAACAGAGTTTTCTAATTAGGACGTTCGGAATATCGGAATCTTCTCTGTACGCATTGATGTCTGAAAAAAGAAAGATCTTCGAATTGAGCAAAGTCGCGTTTTTGCCGCAGATCCCGGGAGTTGATGTGAGAATAGAAGAAAAATGCGGCACAGATTCTCTCAACGACGTCCGGGATGAAATAGTCAAATGCGCGGGAAAATGGATATGGAACATTGGTGAGAACAGCATTCAGCAGGTAGTATCGTCGATGCTTAAAGACCTGTCCCTGACAATTTCTGTGGCGGAAAGCTGTACGGGAGGCTATATTTCCAATATGCTGACTGATGTGCCGGGTTCTTCGGATTATTTCAAAATGTCAATAGTCGCTTACGGAAATGATGTCAAAAAATTGATTTTGGGAGTCGAAAAGGAAACACTTGAGAAAAATGGAAGTGTCAGCCCGGAGACAGCCGCCGGTATGGCGGAAAAAATCAGACTTCTCGCCGAAACAGATATTGGGCTTTCTTCGACGGGAATCGCCGGCCCGGGCGGAGGATCCGCCGAAAAACCTGTTGGCCTTCTTTACACTGCTGTCAGCTCGGCAAAAAATACAAAAACAGGGAAATTTTCAGGTTTTGACGACAGGCTGAAAAATAAAAAATGGTTCTCGTTTTTTGTCTTTGATTTTTTGAGGCGGTATTTGCTCGATAATTTCCCTTTTGACAGGGGCCGGTATTTTGATGCGTAA
- the rseP gene encoding RIP metalloprotease RseP: MNFVSTVVLLGVLISFHEFGHFIFAGLFGVTVPKFSLGFGPKLFGFNFKGTYFQLSAVPLGGFVKMKGESEAEKETISYDKDDFRAKNFIQKTLIVTAGPLFNVFLAWLFMFGANLMMSGFYIPMTVAGRINENSASWRAGLRSGDSIILIGEERVSEWRDVEISMEMAKNEKIKMLVSRYVSGKHDTVSFIIETDSADPLLRGISPFLPAVIGGVSGGPAEEAGLKDGDSIVFIAPVGPVRDEDSAGLDALGHRPGYADNSSFRIYEKAEKNRIFGYKVLYWQDVSTLVNAMENSEFFIAVIRKGEPFLIRLKPAEIEDRRIIGVSIDLPSKRASVLQALSMSFDQMKMTLIVLTKIPGMIAEKKITLRETFGGPVRVFHETSKAAKLGFDTFLFLAGFISLNLAIFNLLPVLPLDGGHVLIFLIETVTRKRVPAKVLRGLQAAGFALLLFFAMLVTANDLVNLFS; the protein is encoded by the coding sequence ATGAATTTCGTTTCGACGGTCGTTCTTCTCGGTGTTTTGATTTCATTTCACGAATTCGGGCATTTTATCTTTGCCGGGCTTTTCGGTGTCACCGTTCCGAAATTTTCTTTGGGTTTCGGGCCAAAACTGTTCGGATTCAATTTCAAAGGCACTTATTTTCAGCTGTCCGCAGTTCCACTCGGAGGCTTCGTAAAAATGAAAGGCGAATCCGAAGCGGAAAAAGAAACAATTTCATATGATAAAGACGATTTCCGAGCGAAGAATTTCATCCAAAAAACACTCATAGTAACTGCCGGTCCTTTGTTCAACGTTTTTCTCGCGTGGCTGTTCATGTTCGGGGCTAATCTTATGATGAGCGGTTTTTATATCCCCATGACTGTTGCCGGCAGAATAAATGAGAATTCCGCTTCCTGGAGAGCCGGATTGAGATCAGGCGATTCCATCATTCTTATCGGAGAGGAAAGAGTGTCCGAATGGAGAGACGTCGAAATTTCCATGGAGATGGCGAAAAACGAAAAAATCAAAATGCTCGTTTCAAGGTATGTATCCGGTAAGCACGACACAGTCTCTTTTATAATTGAGACTGATTCAGCGGACCCTCTGCTGAGAGGCATCAGTCCTTTTCTTCCGGCTGTAATAGGAGGAGTTTCCGGAGGACCGGCTGAAGAAGCCGGGCTAAAAGACGGTGATTCAATTGTTTTTATAGCGCCGGTCGGTCCTGTTCGCGATGAAGACTCGGCTGGTCTTGATGCACTGGGACACAGGCCTGGTTATGCGGACAACTCTTCTTTCAGAATTTATGAAAAGGCGGAAAAGAACAGAATTTTCGGTTACAAAGTCCTGTATTGGCAAGATGTATCTACTCTTGTCAACGCAATGGAAAACTCCGAATTTTTTATCGCCGTGATAAGAAAGGGAGAACCGTTTTTGATCAGACTGAAACCGGCAGAAATCGAGGACAGAAGAATAATCGGGGTAAGTATAGACCTGCCTTCCAAAAGAGCGAGCGTGTTACAGGCTCTTTCAATGTCCTTTGATCAGATGAAAATGACATTAATCGTACTCACAAAAATTCCAGGAATGATCGCTGAAAAGAAGATTACTTTGAGGGAGACTTTCGGAGGTCCCGTCAGGGTTTTTCACGAAACTTCAAAAGCGGCAAAACTCGGATTCGACACTTTTCTTTTTTTAGCCGGCTTCATATCTCTCAACCTGGCGATTTTCAACCTTTTGCCTGTTCTCCCGCTGGACGGAGGGCACGTTTTGATTTTCCTTATAGAAACAGTCACGAGAAAGCGAGTTCCGGCTAAAGTCTTAAGAGGTTTGCAGGCGGCCGGTTTTGCGCTTCTTTTGTTTTTCGCTATGCTGGTGACCGCTAACGATCTTGTCAATTTATTCTCATGA
- a CDS encoding UMP kinase — MKSGYGRVMIKLSGEAIGEQGKVVSPELLQHISSEIAQVSKRGVSIGLVIGAGNIFRGQEIIESLGIERVVADQVGMLATMINALLFKEVLSLKGIKTSILSALDVPQLAEVYTPQKAWEYMVDGTCVIFAGGTGNPFFTTDTAAALRAAEVKAEVLIKATKVDGVYDEDPNCNPSAKKFEKLTYLDVINKGLKVMDATAISLCRENKIPILVYNMYEKGNLAAAVFNKNVGTIIQ, encoded by the coding sequence ATGAAATCCGGTTACGGCAGAGTGATGATAAAACTGAGCGGTGAAGCCATCGGAGAGCAGGGTAAAGTGGTTTCTCCCGAACTTCTTCAGCATATTTCCAGCGAAATAGCTCAAGTTTCGAAAAGGGGCGTTTCAATAGGACTGGTAATCGGAGCCGGGAACATTTTCAGGGGTCAGGAAATTATAGAAAGCCTCGGAATAGAAAGAGTGGTCGCTGATCAGGTAGGCATGCTGGCGACCATGATAAACGCGCTTCTTTTCAAGGAAGTTCTGTCCTTAAAAGGAATAAAAACTTCGATATTATCAGCGCTTGATGTACCGCAACTGGCCGAAGTATATACACCTCAGAAAGCATGGGAATATATGGTAGACGGAACCTGTGTTATTTTTGCCGGCGGAACCGGCAATCCTTTTTTCACTACCGACACGGCCGCGGCACTAAGAGCGGCGGAAGTAAAAGCTGAAGTTCTAATAAAGGCTACGAAAGTTGACGGAGTTTACGACGAAGATCCGAATTGCAATCCTTCGGCAAAAAAATTCGAAAAATTGACTTACCTCGACGTCATAAACAAGGGGCTGAAAGTTATGGATGCTACAGCCATTTCGCTCTGCAGAGAGAATAAAATTCCCATATTGGTCTACAACATGTATGAAAAAGGTAATTTGGCTGCCGCAGTGTTCAATAAAAATGTCGGCACAATTATTCAGTGA
- the rpsI gene encoding 30S ribosomal protein S9: MPEELNKTDDIKTGRRKTAVARVRLVPGSGKRMINGRRFGDYFKRGSVLTLIESPLKLLNLSEKFDVLAKVHGGGVTGQAGALQLGISRSIVKLFPEKKVELRKQGFLTRNAKIVERKKYGRPKARKRFQFSKR, encoded by the coding sequence GTGCCCGAAGAATTAAACAAAACCGATGACATAAAAACCGGGAGAAGGAAAACTGCGGTAGCCAGAGTCAGACTTGTTCCGGGTTCAGGAAAAAGAATGATAAACGGAAGAAGGTTTGGAGATTATTTCAAAAGAGGAAGCGTATTAACCCTCATAGAGTCCCCTTTGAAATTACTCAATCTCAGCGAAAAATTCGACGTACTCGCAAAAGTTCACGGAGGCGGAGTGACTGGACAAGCGGGCGCCCTTCAACTCGGCATATCCCGTTCGATAGTAAAGCTTTTTCCCGAGAAAAAAGTGGAACTGAGAAAGCAGGGTTTCTTGACGAGAAACGCGAAAATAGTCGAAAGAAAGAAATACGGCAGACCGAAAGCCAGAAAAAGATTTCAGTTTTCTAAGCGTTAA
- the frr gene encoding ribosome recycling factor: MPDLKKLIGLERDKMDKSVDHFKSMLSKIQTGRAVPALLEGITVNYYGTESPVKQVCNVTVPEPRMIVLQPYDKTTINDIEKAISASNIGVNPQSDGKVIRLVFPMLSEERREESVKLVKKMGEDTKTAVRNIRHQFINQAKKMLKDNEISDDEHETYNEEIQSLTNEFISEIDKLIMNKEKEIKTI; encoded by the coding sequence ATGCCTGATCTCAAAAAGCTGATCGGTCTTGAGAGAGACAAAATGGATAAAAGCGTGGATCACTTCAAGAGCATGCTGTCTAAGATTCAGACAGGCAGAGCAGTCCCCGCGTTGCTTGAAGGCATAACAGTTAACTATTACGGAACTGAAAGCCCGGTAAAGCAGGTTTGCAACGTGACGGTCCCGGAACCGAGGATGATAGTATTACAGCCCTACGACAAGACGACAATTAACGACATAGAAAAAGCAATATCCGCTTCCAACATTGGAGTCAATCCCCAAAGTGACGGTAAAGTAATCAGGCTTGTTTTCCCGATGCTTTCTGAAGAGAGAAGAGAGGAATCAGTTAAACTTGTCAAAAAAATGGGAGAGGACACTAAAACAGCCGTGCGAAACATAAGGCACCAGTTTATCAATCAGGCTAAAAAAATGCTCAAAGACAATGAAATCTCGGACGACGAACACGAAACCTACAACGAGGAGATCCAGAGTTTGACCAACGAATTCATAAGCGAAATCGACAAACTGATAATGAACAAGGAAAAAGAAATAAAAACGATCTGA